In Deltaproteobacteria bacterium, a single genomic region encodes these proteins:
- a CDS encoding PAS domain S-box protein codes for MGMCCVNPILSPLTVQNSIRWPPSMTEQLPSALDLLRRHFLLGILLPCALLIVGMGIFVAIEAQHGLRHRNELLAEALARHIEIYLNDAHASLRQVALQEPAHGAATFQAKLQAMKEAMTKFERVLWVGADNKIIFSYPVGFVNIDFPALFPDRDDTLTIVSRPIYSQETEKLTVLMSAETPSHGLLVSELNLDALLRHIANFSVGFRQSLLVVTDAYGNLVSHPNMKLVRQQTNIGDWPILRAAGSTSRITDFYQRDGVWNYETLVKAPTLNWIIVMSTPVWTLFSRTIIAVIVLECILLFFCVALFVAVSRNIQQRIIHPLIAFSQRMPAMLDGHTPPEIKPAQFQELQIIEQEFDTARALILDRECKLRVSEANYRAIFENSLEGIFQSSLDGRFLNVNPALAQILGYGDPKDLIASVHDIGQDLFVDPLQRKHYVARLLRDGFAEEAELRFKRRDGSELWISERARMVRDESGQPLYIEGTIVDVTARKKAESELVQAKQAAEQANSA; via the coding sequence ATGGGGATGTGCTGCGTGAATCCTATATTGTCACCTTTAACGGTTCAGAATTCCATACGCTGGCCACCGTCCATGACTGAGCAACTCCCCTCCGCCCTTGATCTGCTGCGCCGACATTTCCTGCTCGGGATACTTCTTCCCTGCGCCCTGCTCATTGTTGGCATGGGGATCTTCGTCGCCATTGAAGCCCAACATGGCCTGCGGCACCGCAACGAATTGCTGGCCGAAGCCTTGGCCCGGCATATCGAAATCTACCTCAACGACGCGCACGCATCATTGCGCCAGGTTGCGCTTCAGGAGCCAGCGCACGGCGCCGCAACATTCCAGGCCAAGCTGCAGGCCATGAAAGAGGCCATGACCAAATTCGAACGTGTTCTCTGGGTTGGCGCGGACAACAAAATCATTTTTTCCTATCCGGTGGGATTCGTGAACATCGACTTCCCAGCCCTCTTTCCTGACCGGGACGATACGCTCACGATTGTCTCCAGACCGATCTACTCTCAGGAAACCGAAAAACTGACCGTTCTCATGTCTGCGGAAACTCCGTCCCACGGTTTGTTGGTGAGCGAACTGAATCTGGACGCGCTGCTGCGGCACATCGCGAATTTTTCAGTCGGATTCAGACAAAGCCTCCTTGTGGTCACGGACGCATACGGCAACCTGGTTTCCCATCCGAACATGAAGCTGGTCCGTCAGCAAACCAACATCGGCGATTGGCCCATTCTTCGCGCCGCTGGCTCGACGTCGCGAATCACGGATTTTTATCAACGCGATGGCGTCTGGAACTATGAAACACTGGTCAAGGCCCCAACCCTGAATTGGATCATTGTCATGTCCACACCTGTGTGGACGCTTTTTTCCCGAACAATCATCGCGGTCATCGTCCTCGAATGCATCCTGCTTTTTTTCTGTGTGGCCCTTTTTGTCGCCGTGAGTCGAAACATCCAGCAACGCATCATTCATCCTCTGATTGCCTTTTCCCAACGCATGCCCGCCATGCTTGACGGGCACACGCCACCCGAAATCAAACCAGCCCAATTTCAGGAACTCCAAATCATCGAGCAGGAATTCGACACAGCCCGTGCGCTCATCCTGGACCGAGAATGCAAACTGCGCGTGTCCGAAGCCAACTACAGGGCCATTTTTGAAAATTCACTGGAAGGAATTTTTCAGTCCTCCCTGGACGGGCGTTTTTTGAACGTCAACCCGGCTCTGGCCCAGATTCTCGGATACGGCGACCCAAAAGATCTGATCGCGTCCGTCCACGACATCGGCCAGGATCTCTTTGTCGATCCGCTGCAACGAAAACACTACGTTGCGCGGTTGTTGCGCGACGGATTCGCGGAGGAAGCCGAATTGCGCTTCAAACGCCGCGATGGAAGCGAGCTCTG